From a single Eleginops maclovinus isolate JMC-PN-2008 ecotype Puerto Natales chromosome 20, JC_Emac_rtc_rv5, whole genome shotgun sequence genomic region:
- the LOC134883371 gene encoding cytochrome c oxidase subunit NDUFA4 isoform X2, which produces MIKTLVEQARRYPGLIPQFFFLGMGLTGATFYLIRLARGPHVTMWDKKNNPEPWNKLDPTYQYKRKERFLSASRLRRSPVE; this is translated from the exons atgatCAAGACCTTGGTTGAACAAGCGAGGAGATATCCAGGG TTAATCCCGCAATTCTTCTTCCTGGGTATGGGCCTCACAGGGGCCACCTTCTATCTGATCCGCCTGGCAAGAGGACCTCATGTCAC CATGTGGGACAAGAAGAACAACCCGGAGCCTTGGAACAAGCTCGACCCAACCTACCAGTACAAG AGAAAAGAGCGTTTTCTGAGCGCTTCAAGGCTGCGCCGCTCGCCAGTGGAATGA
- the LOC134883371 gene encoding cytochrome c oxidase subunit NDUFA4 isoform X1, with product MIKTLVEQARRYPGLIPQFFFLGMGLTGATFYLIRLARGPHVTMWDKKNNPEPWNKLDPTYQYKFVAVNTDYKNLKKEGPDF from the exons atgatCAAGACCTTGGTTGAACAAGCGAGGAGATATCCAGGG TTAATCCCGCAATTCTTCTTCCTGGGTATGGGCCTCACAGGGGCCACCTTCTATCTGATCCGCCTGGCAAGAGGACCTCATGTCAC CATGTGGGACAAGAAGAACAACCCGGAGCCTTGGAACAAGCTCGACCCAACCTACCAGTACAAG TTTGTGGCCGTCAACACAGACTACAAGAACCTGAAGAAAGAGGGCCCTGACTTCTAA